GCGTCTGCAAAACTCACCTCGTGTTTCTTGAGGTTCAATGCCGCTTTTTTAGGATCCCATTCGTAGTCCACATGCACCATCGTATGCACGTATGTGCATCACGTCAAGAGGATTTCCAATAACAACTTAGTCCGCCCAACGCTCAGGCTGAGCTGCGGGGCCTCACGATCTCCCGCAGGGCAGCCGTCAGCTCCAGCCTGTTGTTAGGTGGCCACATGAATCAAACATTTGGACTCCCGACTAATACCTGTTGAATTAAAGTCCCTAGATAAACACCATCGACAAGACGAACACCACTTTTTTCCGCCAACGCACTTGCGGCAGGAGTGAAGGTTGAGTTTGTTATCACCCAACCTTCGTCCCCACCGTAGAATTGAAGTGCTGCCACAACTTCTTGTACTGCCTTATTACCTACTGGTGACTTTTGCCTTTTAACCTGGAATACAAACAAGCGATCGTCCTTACGTGCGAGAAGATCTGCTCCTTGATCACCAGTAACTGGTGTCCCACAAATTTCATGAAAACCAATTAAAGGGAGAAGCTTCGCAATATACGCCTCAAATTCTTGACCGGAATATCCTTCTATTTCAGACATGGGCACTAAATTATTTTTCTGTTTTTCGTGGTAGATGCGGAAGGAAGAATCAAGACGCCGGGCTAGTTCACGAAATTGCTTCTCTTTTCCAGATGAATATTCTAATCTCCACGATTTATCATCCTTAAACCAGTCTTTTATAATTCCGACCTTAACACCTTCCCGTTCACCTATTTTTTGAAGACATTCAACAATTTGCTTATGTAATACACTCCATGATTCATCCCCATAATCATCACGGATGGACACTTTTCGATACGATATTTCGAAAAATTTTAGCACTAAATCTTTATTTTCAACCCAAAGTCGTTCTGTTTCTGCCGTATCTACCATGCGTTGACTGTGGCGCTTTTCCTCGAATTGGCGTCTTTCCTCTTCTTTTCGCTCTCCCCTCTTAATTTTTTCAACTTCCGGATCTGGTGGTGGGTTTTTGAGTCTATCCAATAGTGAACTTATTAAGCCAATAACGCATAATAATATTACTACTGCGATAGCGATAACATTCATAATCTATCTCGGTTCAAATGGTATATTCCTATTAACTTAGGCATACCAATTCCATTCTCATAAGCCCAAAATAAATACACCGCGGAAAGCATGATTAAAACGCAAATACATAGAATCAGAAATAGAAGCCTTTTTTAATAAATCAATATATTTATCAACGCCACTTCGAAAATCCTCATAAAAATGCTTCGGATCAATCTCTAATTGCATTATTCCATTAATTGATTTTAACTTAAAATACTTTACATCTTCCTCAAATCCACCGTTTTTAATTGTAAAACCATGGGCTAACCCATTCCGGAAATCATCCCACAATATTCTGGCATATGTATCATTATTATGTTTCTGAAAATAACCCTTATCCATGTATGACTTTATCCAACTTTCAAAATTTTTCCACCCATTGTTTCTTTCCAAAACGCCTGTATGGAATTTTCCGAGAGCCTCAATCGCGCAACAAATACATGTCCCAAAGCAAAGCACAGCGGAACTATTCTTTCTTTTTCTCATTATGCTTTTATACATTTCGTTTGCTGGAATTAATAGTATCATTTTCAATCTTTTTTCAAAATATAGTATTTCTTGTTCCTTATTTAAATCGTGTAAACGATGCCTTTCATAATCAATCCATCCTTGTAATTTTCTAAATTCTTTAGTGTTCATAAATAAATTCCCCAAAATTAATATCTTGGACCACCTAACGCTCAGGCTGAGCTGCGGGGCCTCACGATCTCCCGCAGGGCAGCCGTCAGCTCCAGCCTGTTGTTAGGTTGTCTCCAATTTTTATAATTTATCGTCTTCGTAGTTATTAATTAAATGCCTGTATATTTTGTAATATGTAATTATTGCAAAAATAAATCCTATAATTAATACGAATGGACCCATTATATTAATAGGAATACCCACCGAAACAACACCAAATAATATACTTAATAAAAACGCCGTGATCGAAGAATATATATAGGCAAACAATGGAACAATTGCTATTGAAATAAATATTATTAGGAATTTATAATCCTTTTTTCTGAAATTAATTTCTAACTTCAATAGATTCTCCCAACCAGATCAACCTAACGCTCAGGCTGAGCTGCGGGCCGAGGGGCGCGCTTTTTCGCCCCGCGGCCACACATTTCCCCAACCGCGGTAAAGCAAAAAGCGTGAACCGAAGGAGCCGTCAGCTTCAGCCTGTTGTTAGGCGACGTTGACACAATATACAAGTTTTTGTATACTCCCCTCGTGGATGAAAAAACGATCTTCTGGGTCGGTTCCTCTCTCGAGGATCTTCGTGCCTTCCCGGAAGACGCACGCCGCATGGCTGGACACTGCCTCCATCTTGTTCAGCAAGGCTTGGAGCCACCAGATTGGAAGCCAATAGGGACTGTGGGTCCTGGAATCTACGAAATTAGAATCCACACTAGGCTTGAACACAGAGTGTTCTACCTTGCGAAGTTTTCCGAAGGGATCTACGTACTGCATGCATTTCAGAAGAAAACCCGGAAGACACCGGACGCGGCGATCGAACTGGCGCGGTATCGACTGAAGCAGGTAATCAGAGAACGAAGTCGACAAAAAGAGCAGTGAAGGAAGGTTCCCTATGAAAGAGAAAATTACGCGCTCCAGCGGAAACATCTTCCGGGATCTGGGATTCCCCTCGGAAGAAGCCGAATACCTGAAGGTCCGTTCCGCTTTGATGATCCACCTCCGCAAGGCCATTGAAGCAAGGGGTCTCAAACAAACGGAAGCAGCGAAATTACTCGGTGTGACTCAACCTCGCATCAGCGATCTCTACAAGGGCAAGATTCATCTCTTCAGCATCGACACTTTGGTCGACATGCTCACCCGTGCCGGCGTTCGCGTCAAGGTGGTCGTCGGTCCTCCCAAGAGATCCAAAGTCGCCTAACGCTCAGGCTGAGCTGCGGGGCCTCACGATCTCCCGCAGGGCAGCCGTCAGCTCCAGCCTGTTGTTAGGCGTTCATATTTTTATATATTAATAATTGCGCTTTAAATTTGTTGTTAGGTTTATTGTAATTGGTCCCTCAAATTATTAAATATTATAACGTTTAGAATCATTATATTAATTATTGCCGGTGCGATTAATCGATTTTTCAAGAAATTCCAGTTTATCCATTATGTAGTTATAAGCAGTATACATTAGCCAGAGCCCTGCGATCCCATTAACTAACGGAATTAATCCAATAAGAAACCATAACCACTCATTTTTCCCTAATCTCTTTGCTATAAATTTTAGAACAATGCCGTATATGATTCCGAGTATTATTAATGGTAAAAATGATGCAATTCCAGCCGACCCACCGTTGCTTGCATAAGCATCCGTCATTCGTTTCTCCTTTCAATCAGAAATGATACGCCTAACAGTTGATTAGAAGGTGTGGGGTGGGGGTTGGGTGGAGACCGGGCCGTAAAGTTAGTTTATTAGACGGTGCGGGATGAGAGGTGGCGGAGCCCGTGCTGTGTAGCATGGGAATTGCTGGGACCCCCTGGAAACGGAAGGGGGTGGTTCCATGGGAGACAACTGCCGCGAAGATCACCCGGGCGGTCCCCCGGAGTCCTGGGCCGAACCGTTTCGCAGGGCGCTTGCCCTTCGGGGTCGCCCCGAGTCACGCTTCAAGTGGTATCTCGTCTGGGCGAGACGGTTCGCCGCCCGCCTGGGCGGCGGGCCGCTCCACCTCGCGACCCGCGAGGAGGTCGAACTCCGCCGCCCCCCGATATCCCGCCCCCCAAGGAAGACACGGCGGCCGAGCGGTTGCGGTACGCCATCCGGTGCCGCCGCTACTCCACCCGCACCGAAGAGTCGTACGTGTTCTGGACGGAGCGGTACCTCGGCTTCTGCCGCGATGGGGGGATGGACCGCGACGCCGATTCCGTCCGTGCCTTTCTCGAACGCCTGGTGGTCTCGGAAGGGATGTCGGCGTCCACGCAGGGAGTGGCGCTCAACGCGCTCGTATTCTACTTCAAGCACGTTCTCGGTTCCCCGTTCGGAGATCTCGGGGAGTTCCGGCGGTCGAGACGTCCCGCGAGATTGCCGGTCGTTTTGGGCCGGGATGAGGTCCGTCGGCTCCTGGATTCCATCGAGGAGGCGTATCGCCTCCCGGCAGCGCTGCTGTACGGCGGCGGCCTGCGGCTCATGGAGGTATTGCGCCTTCGGGTGAAGGACATCGATCTCGATCGCCGCCAGATCTTCGTGCGCGACGGGAAGGGACAGAAGGACCGCGTGACGGTCCTGCCCAATCGTTGGATCGAACGGCTCTCCCGCCATCTCGCCGAGGTCCGGAAGATCCACGCCCGCGACATGGAAGTCGGTTACGCCGGAGCGACGTTCTGGAAGGCGCTGGAACGGAAATACCCGGGAGCGCCCCGCGAGTGGCCCTGGCAGTACGTTTTCCCCGCTTCGCGGCTGTTCGTGGATCCGGCCACCGGGAAGGCGCGGCGGCACCACCTGCATGAAACGGCTCTCCAGCGCGCGGTCCGCTACGCGGCGCGCAAGGCGGACATCTCCAAGCCGGTCGGATGCCACACGCTGCGGCACTGTTTCGCCACCCACCTGCTCGAGTCGGGCTCGGACATCCGCACCGTGCAGGAGTTGCTCGGGCACAGCGACGTGCAGACCACGATGATCTACACTCACGTGCTGAACCGGCCCGGGCTCGCCGTCCGCAGCCCGGACGACGCGTAGGCTGAGGAAACCCAGGGAGCGCCGCGCCATCTATATCATCGTAGACGCTTCGCCGGGACGGCGACGGAGGAGGAAAGGATGGCGTTTGACGAGACGGTGGCGGAGAGGATACGCGGGGCGCTGGCGGGGGCGCCGGACGTCGTCGAGAAGAGGATGTTCGGCGGGATCGCGTTCATGGTCCGCGGCAACATGTGCTGCGGCGTGATCGGCGACCGCCTCATGCTCCGGGTGGGACCGAAGGGGTACGATACCGCGCTGTCCCGCCCTCACGCCGGGCGGATGGATTTCACGGGAAGGCCGATGAAGGGGATGGTCTACGTCGAGCCCGCGGGGTTCGCGTCGTCCCGGGACCTCCGGAAGTGGATCGACCGGGCGATGGAGTTCACGATGTCGCTCCCCCCGAAGTAGCCTCCCCTCCCGGGCGCTTCAGTACGCCACCCGCCAGAGGAAGAGGCCGTGGGAGGGGGCGTTCAGCCCGGCGGCCGACCGGTCCCGGGCCTCGAGGATCTCCCCGACGCGCCCCGGCGGATGCTTCCCTTTTCCAGCGTCCACCACCGTTCCGACGATGTTGCGCACCATGTGTCGCAGGAATCCCGCTCCGGACACGTCGATGGAGACAAGCCCCGGGACGTCGTGCCGCTTCACATCCGCCCGGAAGATCGTTCGGACCGGCGATATCGCGGTGCACCCCTGTCCGCGGAACGACGTGAAATCGTGTTCGCCGACCAGGTGCGACAGCCCCTCCCGCATCGCGGCCAGATCGAGGGGCTTCTCGATGCGCCATGCGTATCGGGAGAAGAACGGCGAATCGACCGGGGATAGATGAAGGAAATACCGGTACGCCTTCTCCGTCGCGTGGCGCCTCGCGTCGA
The nucleotide sequence above comes from candidate division KSB1 bacterium. Encoded proteins:
- the truA gene encoding tRNA pseudouridine(38-40) synthase TruA, with the translated sequence MEDPGQSGTARRVKLTVSYDGTAYAGWQIQPNGTTVQAAMEGALAKILQEPVRLRAAGRTDAGVHAREQVVDFADSGVRDLETIVRGGNALLPPDIRIQTASVVPETFDARRHATEKAYRYFLHLSPVDSPFFSRYAWRIEKPLDLAAMREGLSHLVGEHDFTSFRGQGCTAISPVRTIFRADVKRHDVPGLVSIDVSGAGFLRHMVRNIVGTVVDAGKGKHPPGRVGEILEARDRSAAGLNAPSHGLFLWRVAY
- a CDS encoding TfoX/Sxy family protein; this translates as MAFDETVAERIRGALAGAPDVVEKRMFGGIAFMVRGNMCCGVIGDRLMLRVGPKGYDTALSRPHAGRMDFTGRPMKGMVYVEPAGFASSRDLRKWIDRAMEFTMSLPPK
- a CDS encoding XRE family transcriptional regulator; translation: MKEKITRSSGNIFRDLGFPSEEAEYLKVRSALMIHLRKAIEARGLKQTEAAKLLGVTQPRISDLYKGKIHLFSIDTLVDMLTRAGVRVKVVVGPPKRSKVA
- a CDS encoding type II toxin-antitoxin system RelE/ParE family toxin — encoded protein: MDEKTIFWVGSSLEDLRAFPEDARRMAGHCLHLVQQGLEPPDWKPIGTVGPGIYEIRIHTRLEHRVFYLAKFSEGIYVLHAFQKKTRKTPDAAIELARYRLKQVIRERSRQKEQ
- a CDS encoding restriction endonuclease, translating into MDRLKNPPPDPEVEKIKRGERKEEERRQFEEKRHSQRMVDTAETERLWVENKDLVLKFFEISYRKVSIRDDYGDESWSVLHKQIVECLQKIGEREGVKVGIIKDWFKDDKSWRLEYSSGKEKQFRELARRLDSSFRIYHEKQKNNLVPMSEIEGYSGQEFEAYIAKLLPLIGFHEICGTPVTGDQGADLLARKDDRLFVFQVKRQKSPVGNKAVQEVVAALQFYGGDEGWVITNSTFTPAASALAEKSGVRLVDGVYLGTLIQQVLVGSPNV
- a CDS encoding integron integrase, which encodes MRYAIRCRRYSTRTEESYVFWTERYLGFCRDGGMDRDADSVRAFLERLVVSEGMSASTQGVALNALVFYFKHVLGSPFGDLGEFRRSRRPARLPVVLGRDEVRRLLDSIEEAYRLPAALLYGGGLRLMEVLRLRVKDIDLDRRQIFVRDGKGQKDRVTVLPNRWIERLSRHLAEVRKIHARDMEVGYAGATFWKALERKYPGAPREWPWQYVFPASRLFVDPATGKARRHHLHETALQRAVRYAARKADISKPVGCHTLRHCFATHLLESGSDIRTVQELLGHSDVQTTMIYTHVLNRPGLAVRSPDDA